DNA from Nitrospira sp.:
GAGAATCTGTTTGACCTCGTCACGCGGTAATCCCTTCAAATAACCCTTCGCCCTTGCGAGGTCCGGTGCCAGACCGAGCCCCTTGGCATAGATGCGGGCCAGCGCCGTGCGGGAGTGTACGGCTCCATCGGCAGCCGTGGACTCCAGATAACTCATGATCCATTGACCATGGGGAGGAAGTTGACCGTCGAGTCCCTGTTCATACAGTTGGACGAGCGCTGCATGGGAGGTTTCGTTCAAGGCGTAGGCCTCTCGTAAGAGCACGGGCAGGGCTTCGGCCGTGCGTCCCTGCTTCAGCAAGGTGGTGCCGACGGTCTCCGTGGTTTGGCCCCGGTCGAGATCCGGGAAGTCCAGCCAGAGTTGATCGCAATACTCCTTGAAGGCCTCCGCCGCCGCCTTGGACTGTTTCGTCTGCAGGTTGCCCTTGACGACCGCCAGCCGCCTCAGTTGCGTCAATGCCTGCGCCGCTTCCGGCAAGCCCTGTTCGAAGGCGCGCGACCACCAGGTGACGGCCATCACCTGGCTCTTCTCCACGCCCTGTCCCGAGCGATAGGCGTTGCCGAGAAAATATTGGGCCTTGGCCAGGCCTGCCAGCGCCGCTATTTCAAGTTCCTGCGCCGCTTCCTTTTCTTTTGCCGCGACCTTGAAGACCAGGCCCAGGCGATAATGGGCTTCGGCAAAGTCCGGCTTCAACCGCAGCGCTTCCTGATAGGCCTTGATGGCCTGCTGCACATTGCCGCGGGTGTAGTGAATCGTGCCCATACTGTAGTGGGCTTGTACCAGGGTCGGGTCCAGACGGACGGCCTCTTGCAACTCTGTCATGGCGGCGCGCCAATCCTGTTTGGCCATGAGGGCGGTGCCGAGATCCATATGCGCCTGCGCGACGGTGGGATGAAACCGCAGGGCGGTCCGGTATTCGTCGATCGCTCCATCGGTATCGCCCAGTTGAAACAGGGTCCTGCCCAACGTGAGGCGCGGTTCCTGCGCGTCCGGTTCGACGTGCAGGGCTTGTCGCGCCTGGGTGAGGGTGTCCAATAGGCTGAGCGGCGCCGGCGGCGGTTGCGGTGGAGCGGAAGGCTCGATGGGAAGCGGTTCCTCTCGAACGGCTTCCGGTACGGCTGCGGCCGGTGCCGGAGGCGGTGAAGGTGGTGCTGGAGACTGTGGCGGCGGTGGTGGTGAAGCAGGTGGCTCAGCAGCGGGCGGTGCCTCTTGCACGGCTTCCGGTGCCGGGCTTGTGGCCGGATCTTCTTGCGCGCCGGCTTGTGAAGGGTGGAAGAGCACTGCCGCAGTCATGGTCAGAAGCCACCCTGCTGCGGTGGCGCGTTGCAAGAACATCGGTACCGCCGGACCTCCATGTAAAAAGATCTCCTTATATACACACAGACGGAGAAGAAATTCTATGGGATCTGATGTGGAGAACGAGTGCCGAGTTCGACCGGTGCTGTGGAGTGCCGAATGCTATGGCTTCCCGCTCGGATCGTCGGCGCGCTCAGGTGGTGAATAGGACAAGGGCCAATACAACCGCGACGAGCAGCCCCAAGAGGCCCAGGATCAGGTATCGCCACCAGGACAGTTGGTCGTGGACCAACATGAACCCCAGGCTCACGCCTTCCGCCAGGAGCCAATTGCGGAATTCCTGAGGCGCGACGTGAGTGAGTCCCCGTTCGGTGCAGGAAGCGATGAATCGATCGACGACGACACCCTTGAGCGTGGAGCGGAGCAGTCTTTCCAACCAGCGAGGGAGGCGGAGGCGGCGGCCGGTTTGGGTGACGAATTGATCTAAGACCCTTTCGTACTCTTGCCGGATCGTGTGAATCGCCCGTCCTGGCTGTTCTGCAGCCCTTCCTATATTGGGTAAGGTATGGAGCCACTCACGAAGCGTGAGTTCCAATCGTTCCACCGTCCGTTGGGCCGCGTCCAATACGCCCGCCGTGGTTCCGCCGATCACCGCGATGACGACATACAGGGCCGTGAGGGACCAGCCTCCGATGGTAGCCCAGATCCCATGGCCGGAGACGGAGGTGCTGTACAGGGCCGCGGCTCCTCCGACGACCGTGACCGCCACGGCGACATGCAGCGGGAGGGACCGGATCAGGGTACGGATGAAGGTGCGAGGGACCGTCGCGTCCGACGGCTGCTGGTTCGAAGGGTTCACGAGGAGACGCGCTCAGGGGCTCTGTTGCCGGTGGCTCATGTGGGTCGGCCAGACTTTCCGGAGCCGTTCGATCATGGACGCAAGCGCGTCGGGCCCGAGCTTGGCCGGTGCATGGGGGACCTTCCACACCGGTTCGAGCGGTGCCGGGTCTTGAGGAAGGCGCGGAATCACGTGCCAATGGATATGGGGGAGCTGATTGCCGAGCAATTCGTAGTTGATCTTCACCGCGCGGCACTCTCCTGCGAGGACTTCCGCCGCTGCGGAGACTTCTTCGATGAGGGTGCTGCGTTCGTCGCGCGAGAGGTGAAAGAGTTCGACGGCATGGCGTTTCAGCACCAACACCGTCCAACCGGGGAAGAATTGATCCTCGTGGAGATAGGCTCTCGTGAGTCCGCAGTCGGCGATGAAATGGTCCGGAGCGGGCCAGTTGCCGTTACAGGCTTTGCAGGCGGGATCATTCATGGTTGGCTGAGGGCACGGCCTTCTTCGGGAGTGATCACACCCTTCTTGATCAGCAGTTGGATGAGTTTGTCCGTAGAGGTTTTGCTCGGGGGTGGCGCGGCGGCCGTCGCCGCGTTTTTCTGCTTGGGTGGTTCGCGCTTCACCCCCATCACACGAAAGGACGGGGTGAAGACGGCGACATAATCACGATTGCGGATGCGAACCGTCGCCGGGAGGCTCTCAGTATGCGGCGTGAGGTCGGGGCCTGCTCCCAGCGGAACGCGAAAGAAGGGCTTCCCGTCCTCCGTCATGCCGTCCTGGCCGAGGATCTCCATCCTGCTCAACAGGGGTTCGTTCGTCAGGTTCTCATGGTCCTCTCCGGCGATATTGGTAATGCGGTCCAGCACGATGATCAGGGAGTCGGCCACAAAGAGGTCGGCGGAATTGTTGCGGACCGACACATCGTACCGGTATTCACTCGAAAAATTATCCCTGGCCCGCAAGGTGACGACCGCGGCGGCTTTGCCGCTCAAATCGGCCAGTTGATCCGCGGCGGCGACAGGGAGGGGCGCGTAGGTTTCCGCCAGCAAGGCACAGGCGCATCCCACCAAGACCTGTATGGATCGCGTCATCCCCATGGCTCCCTCCTCGTGGTCGATCTTGACTCATCTCAGAATAACAAAGCCCCGGCGTCAGTGCGAGGAAATCCTCTCCGTGCCTGGCGCTGCTTGACACGTTCTTTTCACGAACGATATTCTGCCCCCCGGTAGACCATCGCGCCGGCTCCCCACATCTGCATGTCGATTACACGTCGCCCGCATGTTCCCCTGCTTGTGCCTCGTGCGTTGGCCTCCAAGCTGCTGCAGCTCTACGACTATCCGGACCCCCGCCGCACCGGACGAGTCATCAGGGGTTACGATGGCCCCCATGCGCTGCGGACTGCCAGGATGTGTGCGGCGGTGGCGCAACGGCTGGGGCATCGGCCGAGTCGCCTGAAGCAGTATCAAATTGCCTGTATCCTGCATGATCTGGGCCGTGCCGGCCTTGATCGGCGACTCTTCGGCAAGATTTGGTCTTGGGCCCGCGCGCAAGGCCTCCCGACCAGGCCTCGTGAATGGAGGGCCATTCACCCCGAGACCCCATATGGACAGGAAACCGAGGCCTTTGTGACTCTCTACAAAGACGCACTGGAAACGGCGGGAATCGTGATGGATCGCTGGGCTTGCGAACAGGTGGAAATGCGCCTGGGGTATGCACGCCGGTTGGCCAGGCGGCTACGTACGGTGAAACCGATGTTGCGTGATCTCGGCGTCACCTGGTCGTCCTGGATGGGCCGGATCATGTTGTATTACTACTACCCTGAGAAACTGGAAGGTACGCAGCCCTGGGTCCGAGAGCTGGCCGAAATCCTGGTGGCCTGCGAACAGTTCGAAGCCTATAGCAATCAGCGGCGGGGGCGTGACTATTATGTGCGGCGGCGTGAAGACCTGTCGGAGGCCTTTGCCTATCTGGATGTGCTGCGAAGGGAAGGGATCGTGAGCCGCGCGGTCCTGCAGAGCTTGCGAAAACTGGCGGCGGAAGGCTGTTTCGATACGTTGTTGGAGCAGGCGAAGGGCCGTCCGCTGTCCAAGCGAGAGCGCGCGCTCTTACGCCGAGCCGGTCGGGAGTAAGTCCATGGCGGTCAAGAGTCGGTCGATTCGAGTGACCATGCGTGGCGATTGCCAGGTGGAGAATATCACCAGGCAGGTCCAGGAGGCGCTCGGTCAGACGCAGCTGCAAGCGGGGATTTGCACGCTCTTCATCAAACACACGACCGCTTCCGTCTTGATCATCGAGGATGAGCCAGGCATCCGTGTCGATACCAAGACGCTGTGGGAGCGGCTGATTCCCGCCGATCCCAATTGGCAACACAATGCCCGCAATCAAGGGGAAGACAACGGCCACAGTCACTTGCGGGGCCAACTGCAGGGCCAGTCGCTCACGATTCCGTTCAACGATGGAGTGATGACGCTGGGGACCTGGCAGCAGATCGTCGTGCTGGATTTCGATACGCGGGCACGAACCAGAGAACTCGTCCTACAGGTCATCGGTGAATAGGATGTCTCGGCCCCCTGCGATGGTGCGGCGCTCCGGCGGACGAGGCGTGGGTTGCTGCCTGTCGGCGGTGCTGTCCCTCAGTTGGCTGTCGGCCCCGCTCTCGGCCTACGATGGGGTGAACGGTTCCCCTGCGGCGCAGTCAGCCGCCTCGACGGAACTGAGTCCGGAGGAACAGGCGACCATTGCCGTCTTCGAACGGGCGACGCGATCGGTGGTCTTCATCGCCAACCGGGCGATGCAGCGCGATCCCTGGTCGTTCAATGTATTCGAAGTGCCCCAGGGATCCGGGACCGGGTTCGTGTGGAGCAGGCAGGGGCACATCGTCACCAACTACCATGTCATTTACGGCGCGGATGCCATCACCGTCACCTTGGCG
Protein-coding regions in this window:
- a CDS encoding HIT family protein → MNDPACKACNGNWPAPDHFIADCGLTRAYLHEDQFFPGWTVLVLKRHAVELFHLSRDERSTLIEEVSAAAEVLAGECRAVKINYELLGNQLPHIHWHVIPRLPQDPAPLEPVWKVPHAPAKLGPDALASMIERLRKVWPTHMSHRQQSP